The genome window TATTGCGTGCGATGGCCTTACTCAAAGGAGTCGCACATGAAGAAAGCATTGCTATTCGGCGCCCTCGCGCTTGCTGGCGTCACGGCGCTGCCGGCGACGTCCGCGCTCGCCAAGGCGACCGGCCCCGTCGCCGCGCTTGACACTGACGACGACGGAACCGTCGATCTCAAGGAAATCAACAAGTCTGCGAGCGATCTCTTTGCGAGTCTCGAGAAGGACGCGGACGGAACGGTCGACCTCAAAGAGATGAAGGGACGCGTCTCCAAGAAAGATTTCAAAACCGCCGATCCCGACAATGACGGCACGCTTTCAAAGGACGAATTTATGACGATGGTCTCCGCCATGTTCAAGGATGCGGATCCCGACAATGACGGAACGCTCGACGCCAAGGAGCTCGCCTCCAAGAAGGGCAAGGCGCTGCTGCGCGTGACACGGTGAATCGAGGAAGGCGCGCGGGCTCTGAAGAACTTGATCCTGCGCGCCAAAGCGGCCATCTAGGCAGCATGAAAAGCTTGGTCGCCGCCTTCTGTTTCGCGCTTTTCGCCGCGCCGGTCGCGGCCGAAACGGTTAACGTCAAAGTCGGCGTCTTGCGCGAAACCCACGCCCGAGAAACCCTCTCCATTCTCGATATTCCGGCCGCCGACGATACGCTCGCTGGGGCGCTGATGGGCGCCGCCGACAACA of Methylocystis sp. SC2 contains these proteins:
- a CDS encoding EF-hand domain-containing protein; amino-acid sequence: MKKALLFGALALAGVTALPATSALAKATGPVAALDTDDDGTVDLKEINKSASDLFASLEKDADGTVDLKEMKGRVSKKDFKTADPDNDGTLSKDEFMTMVSAMFKDADPDNDGTLDAKELASKKGKALLRVTR